DNA from Candidatus Omnitrophota bacterium:
ACTCAAACGATGTTAGTCTTTATTCCCCACCGAGTTTCAAAGACGGTAAGGGCAACGTATACACTAGACCTATAGTGCATATTGCCCTGACACCAACACCCCAAATCCCTGGTTTAGGGCCTTGGGAAGAAATTGCTGCTAGTAGGTCAATCGTAACACTTTCAAGGGAGTCCAAGATGCCGATTAACTGGAAAGACTTTAGTGAGAAACTTGGTGTTGAAGTCACTGAGGAAAATGCAGTAGATGTTATCTTATCTAAGGTAACTGAACTAACTGAAATTATCCAAAAGAAAGAGGATGAACTAAAAACACTAACAAAGCCTACAGAGCCTGCTGAAAAGAAACTCGATCCAATCCTGCTTTCTCTTGCCAGGGAAAACTTGGAGCTAAAGCTGTCAAGTATTTGCCCTAGTAAGATTTGTCCAGCGACAAAGGATAAGATTGAGAAAGCGTTTCTTTCGGAAGAGTGGCTTACAATCGCCTTGTCGAGAAATGAGGGTAAGTACACCCTATTTGAAACCCTTATTGAAGCCCTTAGGGACAATAAGGTTGTTCCCATTGGGGAACATACGGGGCCGCAAACCCTTAAACTTGCTCACAATCTTGCCCCCGGGGAAAATCCGCTTGTTAAGGATGCTGAAGCTAGGGCTAAGAACGCTTCTTAGTCTTTTTGTACTAACTGAAACTACCTATTAGTTTGGAGAAGTAACTATGGCGTTGGAAAGTAATGTTCAAAGTGAGGGTGTTTACCCTGCTGATGTTGTGAAGTGGGAAGCCGATCAGCGGTATACCAGGGAGAAGATCACCCTAAAGGGTACGGAAGATGATGAACTAGAAGTAGGGCAAATCCTTGAAGAGGATGAATATGGGGATTATGTCACGTTAGCTACTGCCGCTAACGCTGCTGCGATTCTATTAGAGAATGTCACTATTCCCGCCGCTGCGGAGATTGAGACTATTGCCCTAATTAGAGGACCAGCAATCGTCACGGATGAACACTTGGCGTATAATGAGGAAGATTCGGCAACAGTAAATGCCGCTCTTCTCAATCTTGGCATTAAGGTTGAAAGCGCCCTTACTTGGGTTGAGCAAACAACCTAATGTATTTCAATTAGGTCACTTACTTTAACTTTGGAGAAAAAAGATGCCGAATATTTTGGACGTATTTAGTGGAGATGCCTTTAATGCAATCAATATGACGCTGGCAATCAATAAATTGCCCGTTGTCCCTGGCAGAATTGGTAGTATGGGTCTGTTCACTGAACAGGGTGTATCCACTACAGTTGTGGTGCTAGAAGAGCGGGATGGAATTATCGCTCTAGTGCCAACACAACCCAGGGGTGGTCCTACCAATTATGGTAGGGGAGAAAAGAGAAAAGCACGGTCATTTCAAGTCCCGCACATCCCCTTGGATGATGCTATCTTGGCAAATGACATCCAGAACGTGCGGAAGTTTGGTTCTAATGACGAATTAGAGGGTATTTACTCCGCTGTAAATGACAAGCTAATGGCATTAAAGCGTTCTCTTGATGCTACAGTCGAATATCATATGGCGGGAGCACTCCAAGGGAATATCCTAGATGCCGATGGTAGTTCAGTCATTTACAATCTGTTTACTGTTTTCGACCTAACGGAAACAGAAGTCGATTTTATCTTGAACAACTCCAATACAAACGTCGGGCAAAAGTGCATCGACGTTAAAAGGGAGATTGAATCCGCTTTGGGTGGAACACCTATGAGTGGTGTTCATGCTCTATGCGGAAAGGATTGGTGGGATGCCTTTGTTGCTCACGATGACGTGAAAGATGCTTGGGCAAGGTATCAAGATGGTGCCTTTTTCCGCGTAGACAACAGGGCTGGTTTTGAGTTTAAGGGTATTCTCTTTGAGGAATACAACTATTCGGTGGGGGATATTACCTATATTCCTACCGATGAAGCCCGTTTCTTCCCGGAGGGTGTTCCTGGGCTCTTTATGAGATTTAATGCCCCAGGTGATTTTATTGAGGCTGCAAATACCATTGGTTTGCCCTATTATGCCAAACAAGAGATAATGAAGTTTGGCAGGGGTGTTGAAATCACTACTGAAGTAAACCCATTGTGTATTTGCACTAGGCCACAGTGTCTTGTTAAGGGTGTCTTGGATGATACCACGCAGTAGAGTAAAGTGTTTTCCCATTACTAGTTCTGTTTGGAGGGTTTACCATGAACCAAAGTAGGTCAATGGCCGATGCCGTAAGAAAGCACATGCTAACAAACTATGGGGTAGATGTACCCGTAGATGCTATCGTGGAGCTGATCTTATGGCTTATCTCTTGTTTTACAACAGTGGAAGCGTTGAAAGAAGAGGCCGAAAACCCGAGGGGTATTAAGGCCACTCTTTTGAAGCTAAAGACTTGGGCGGTTTTGCGCAAGTATGGTGTGCAAAATAGGGCACATTGTAGGGATTGCCTTGTTGCTGCTGTTTACGAAGTAGGGCAAGATTCCAGTTATACACAACTAAGTACGTTGCTTAGTGAAAATAACTAATTTGTTTGCCCTAGCACCCTTAATTGTCCCTTCCCGATTATGGGTGCTGATAGTGGCGGGTCGTGGGGTCGCCTATGGGGGCACTTTGTGTCCCCATAGGTTTTATTGTTTTCCCCCATAGTTCTATTGGAGCACCAAATGAGAAGGTTGTTTTTATTGGTTGCAATCTTATGGTGTTCTGCCCTATATGGCCAAGTGCATATCAATGGTCCAGATTCCCTTGATAAAGGGGAATCCGACTTCTATGATATTGTTGGCATTAGTGCAGAGCAACTAGAAGATTGTAGATGGGTTATTTTACCCAGTAGTGCTAAGCATCAAGCTAGGATGGTGCTTACTATTGTGTCTGGTAAAACCAGATTAGAAGTAGTCACAAATAGGGCTGAAGAAGTTTCCACTCTATTGGAAAGTAACAGTGTAAAAGAGTTAGAAGCTCTTTTGGAAACTCCCCTTCCAGAAGCAAACCCGGCCGATATGACGTTGGTTCCCAGTTTGTTCTTTAAGCCTTTGGATGAATCACTTTATACAATAGTGCTTGATGTAAATATACCAGAGGCATATCAATTAGTGTAT
Protein-coding regions in this window:
- a CDS encoding major capsid protein, whose protein sequence is MPNILDVFSGDAFNAINMTLAINKLPVVPGRIGSMGLFTEQGVSTTVVVLEERDGIIALVPTQPRGGPTNYGRGEKRKARSFQVPHIPLDDAILANDIQNVRKFGSNDELEGIYSAVNDKLMALKRSLDATVEYHMAGALQGNILDADGSSVIYNLFTVFDLTETEVDFILNNSNTNVGQKCIDVKREIESALGGTPMSGVHALCGKDWWDAFVAHDDVKDAWARYQDGAFFRVDNRAGFEFKGILFEEYNYSVGDITYIPTDEARFFPEGVPGLFMRFNAPGDFIEAANTIGLPYYAKQEIMKFGRGVEITTEVNPLCICTRPQCLVKGVLDDTTQ
- a CDS encoding head decoration protein; the encoded protein is MALESNVQSEGVYPADVVKWEADQRYTREKITLKGTEDDELEVGQILEEDEYGDYVTLATAANAAAILLENVTIPAAAEIETIALIRGPAIVTDEHLAYNEEDSATVNAALLNLGIKVESALTWVEQTT